Proteins encoded together in one Colius striatus isolate bColStr4 chromosome 3, bColStr4.1.hap1, whole genome shotgun sequence window:
- the LOC104551535 gene encoding interleukin-8 isoform X1: MMGKAVAAVLTLLLITMVGIQGNALPRSAVELRCQCIGTHSKFIHPKFIHNVNLIPSGPHCKNVEVIATLTDGREVCLEPTAPWVKLIIKAILDKANTKPDTVS; encoded by the exons ATGATGGgcaaggctgtggctgctgtccTGACTCTTCTCCTGATCACCATGGTTGGAATACAAG GCAACGCCCTGCCACGCTCGGCAGTTGAACTCCGGTGTCAGTGCATAGGCACACATTCCAAGTTCATCCATCCCAAGTTCATTCATAATGTGAACCTCATCCCCAGTGGACCTCACTGCAAGAACGTTGAAGTCAT AGCTACCCTGACAGATGGCAGAGAAGTGTGCCTGGAGCCCACTGCTCCCTGGGTGAAGCTGATCATCAAGGCAATCCTGGACAA gGCAAACACCAAACCTGACACAGTGTCCTAg
- the LOC104551535 gene encoding interleukin-8 isoform X2, whose product MMGKAVAAVLTLLLITMVGIQGNALPRSAVELRCQCIGTHSKFIHPKFIHNVNLIPSGPHCKNVEVIATLTDGREVCLEPTAPWVKLIIKAILDK is encoded by the exons ATGATGGgcaaggctgtggctgctgtccTGACTCTTCTCCTGATCACCATGGTTGGAATACAAG GCAACGCCCTGCCACGCTCGGCAGTTGAACTCCGGTGTCAGTGCATAGGCACACATTCCAAGTTCATCCATCCCAAGTTCATTCATAATGTGAACCTCATCCCCAGTGGACCTCACTGCAAGAACGTTGAAGTCAT AGCTACCCTGACAGATGGCAGAGAAGTGTGCCTGGAGCCCACTGCTCCCTGGGTGAAGCTGATCATCAAGGCAATCCTGGACAAGTGA